A section of the Candidatus Binatia bacterium genome encodes:
- the lgt gene encoding prolipoprotein diacylglyceryl transferase yields the protein MRPILFTIGNFSVPSFWVMAFLGFLAGFLVVRSEAKRRGLGTELAYDVLLYAYVGGWVGARLFLIPTAWEFFRSDPIAFLLSGSGWVWYGGVAGGTIAVWLLGRRERLPFILLADICAPALALGLAIGRLGCQLSGDGDYGVPTSLPWGMSYPNGVVPTTERVHPAPLYEMIGSTVIFAHLWSKRFGARPGELLGRYLILASSLRFAIEFVRRNPAWLWGLTTAQAWSIALAIVGILVLLFRPAPRPLPPIEQSPT from the coding sequence GTGCGGCCGATCCTGTTTACCATTGGCAACTTTTCCGTACCCAGTTTCTGGGTGATGGCGTTTCTGGGCTTTTTGGCGGGATTCCTCGTTGTGCGCAGCGAAGCGAAACGCCGCGGCCTGGGAACAGAGCTCGCGTACGACGTGTTGCTTTATGCCTACGTGGGCGGCTGGGTCGGCGCCCGCTTGTTCCTTATTCCTACGGCGTGGGAATTTTTTCGCAGCGACCCGATTGCATTCCTCCTCAGTGGGAGTGGTTGGGTGTGGTACGGGGGTGTGGCCGGCGGCACGATTGCCGTATGGCTCCTGGGACGGCGAGAGCGACTTCCCTTCATTCTCCTGGCAGATATTTGCGCCCCTGCGCTCGCGCTCGGGCTCGCCATCGGCCGCTTGGGTTGCCAACTCAGCGGCGATGGAGACTACGGTGTGCCCACGTCGCTTCCGTGGGGAATGAGCTATCCGAACGGTGTGGTCCCGACAACGGAACGCGTCCACCCGGCTCCGCTTTACGAAATGATTGGTTCTACCGTGATTTTCGCTCACCTTTGGTCCAAGCGTTTTGGTGCCCGCCCCGGGGAACTTTTGGGTCGGTACTTGATCCTCGCCAGCTCCCTTCGCTTTGCCATTGAGTTCGTGCGGCGGAATCCCGCGTGGCTCTGGGGACTCACCACGGCGCAAGCGTGGAGCATAGCGCTCGCAATCGTTGGCATACTCGTCCTCCTCTTCCGGCCCGCACCAAGACCACTTCCTCCCATCGAGCAGAGCCCGACTTAG